A region of Amyelois transitella isolate CPQ chromosome 19, ilAmyTran1.1, whole genome shotgun sequence DNA encodes the following proteins:
- the LOC106132660 gene encoding cyclin-dependent-like kinase 5: protein MQKYEKLEKIGEGTYGTVFKAKNKETHEIVALKRVRLDDDDEGVPSSALREICLLKELKHKNIVRLYDVLHSEKKLTLVFEHCDQDLKKYFDSLNGEIDLDVVKSFMYQLLRGLAFCHSHNVLHRDLKPQNLLINKNGELKLADFGLARAFGIPVKCYSAEVVTLWYRPPDVLFGAKLYTTSIDMWSAGCIFAELANSGRPLFPGSDVDDQLKRIFKLLGTPNEDTWAGVTQLPDYKPLPIYQPSLGLAQVVPRLPARGRDLLARLLTCNPALRMPADDAMAHAYFHDLNPSVKNDRC, encoded by the exons ATGCAGAAATATGAGAAACTTGAAAAAATCGGTGAAGGAACATATGGGACAGTTTTTAAGGCTAAAAATAAAGAGACCCATGAAATTGTAGCTCTCAAACGTGTAAGGTTAGATGACGACGATGAAGGCGTCCCATCGTCTGCTTTACGCGAAATTTGCTTACTGAAGGAGCTTAAGCATAAAAACATTGTAAGATTATACGATGTCCTTCATAGCGAAAAGAAGTTGACGCTTGTGTTTGAACACTGTGACcaagatttaaaaaagtactttGATAGTCTTAATGGAGAGATAGACTTAGACGTTGTGAAGTCATTTATGTATCAATTACTTCGTGGACTTGCCTTTTGCCATAGCCACAATGTTCTACACCGAGATTTAAAGCCCCAAAACttgttgataaataaaaacggTGAATTGAAGCTAGCAGATTTTGGTTTAGCTAGAGCTTTTGGTATTCCTGTGAAGTGTTATTCAGCTGAGGTTGTCACCCTGTGGTATCGGCCTCCAGACGTTCTTTTTGGGGCTAAATTGTATACAACTAGTATTGATATGTGGTCAGCAGGTTGCATTTTTGCTGAACTTGCAAACTCTGGACGTCCATTATTCCCAGGTTCTGATGTTGATGATCAATTGAAgaggatttttaaattactag GAACACCAAATGAAGACACTTGGGCTGGAGTGACACAGTTGCCAGATTATAAGCCACTGCCAATTTACCAACCCAGCCTAGGGCTCGCCCAAGTAGTCCCTCGTTTGCCAGCCAGAGGAAGAGACCTACTTGCACGGCTCCTCACTTGCAACCCAGCTTTAAGGATGCCTGCTGACGATGCTATGGCACATGCTTACTTCCATGACCTGAATCCATCAGTCAAGAATGACCGATGTTAA